A window of Bacillus toyonensis BCT-7112 genomic DNA:
GGAGCAGTACGGTAGCTCGTCGGGCTCATAACCCGAAGGTCGCAGGTTCAAATCCTGTCCCCGCAACCAAATGGTCCCGTGGTGTAGTGGTTAACATGCCTGCCTGTCACGCAGGAGATCGCCGGTTCGACCCCGGTCGGGACCGCCATTTATGTTGGCTCGGTAGCTCAGTCGGTAGAGCAGAGGACTGAAAATCCTCGTGTCGGCGGTTCGATTCCGTCCCGAGCCACCATTTTTTTTATGCCGGCTTAGCTCAATTGGTAGAGCAACTGACTTGTAATCAGTAGGTTGGGGGTTCAAGTCCTCTAGCCGGCATCATTTAGGGGCATAGTTTAAAGGTAGAACTGAGGTCTCCAAAACCTCCAGTGTGGGTTCGATTCCTACTGCCCCTGTAAAGTATATGGGCCTATAGCTCAGCTGGTTAGAGCGCACGCCTGATAAGCGTGAGGTCGATGGTTCGAGTCCATTTAGGCCCACCATATATTTATTCCGCAGTAGCTCAGTGGTAGAGCTATCGGCTGTTAACCGATCGGTCGTAGGTTCGAGTCCTACCTGCGGAGCCATGGCCCGTTGGTCAAGTGGTTAAGACACCGCCCTTTCACGGCGGTAACACGGGTTCGAATCCCGTACGGGTCATAAAGAAAGAGTCAGCAATATGCTGGCTCTTTTTTATTGTGTATAATCCTCTTTTTTATCATCTTATTTTCCTCAAATAAATAAAGGGATTTAGGAAAAACTATGGTATGTATTAAAAGGAGGAGATAAAAAATGACGCAAGTTAGAGACTTTATGAGTACTCATATTGTACATTGTACACCGTTAGATAATGTATATGAGGCTGCTGTAAAAATGAAGGAAGAATCAGTTGGATTGATTCCTGTTCTTGAAAATGAACAAGTCGTTGGGCTTGTTACTGATCGAGATTTAGTTGTTCGAGGGATTGCTGAAAAACATCCTGGGTCTAATAAAATTACAAATGTAATGACGACAAACATTGTTTCGGTTTCTCCAGATGATTCTATTGAAAAAGCTACAGAATTAATGGCACAGTATCAAATTAGACGATTGCCAGTAGTTGAGGGCGGTCAACTTGTCGGGATGCTAGCATTAGGTGATTTAGCTATAAGAGAAGCGGCAGATGATCAAGCTGGGTTCGCTTTAAGTGAAATCTCGGAACGTACGGAATAAAGTTAAACTTTAATTAGTGAAAGTGTTATTGTCCACAAATAGTGGGATAAATGATGGATAAAAATCAGATACATTATTCTAGTATATGTGGATTAAACTAATATATTAGCGTGATGTATCTGAGACATTATATAATAAGTACATAGTTAAGGTTTTCGACAGTTTATTTAAATTTTTCATTCCTAATTTTAAATAAGAGAAAAAGTGATATACTGATAGATATAAGTATTATGATAGGTTTTGAATATAACAATATTTATTTTTAGTGTTGTAATAATCAATTAATATTTCCTACGTAGATAAAGTGAAACTTTAATTATTGGGGGGGTTGTCCATCCTCCAACGATTATTCGTTGAACCAATCGGGCTTTTACGGGCAGTTTTATTTCCCACCTAACTTCCTCGCATTCACTGGATTTTGAGGTGGGCGTCTTACTGCCCGGCAAATAGCGGGATAAAAAGGGAAGGGGAATTATATGAGGGCTGTACAGGGCGATCCAAATTGGAATTTGGTTACAGATACATATATAGAACCAAATAATTTTGCTGAATTATTATCTTTACTTGTACCTTGTCACCCAAAAGGTGAAGGAAAAGAGCGAACTATATTAGCATGGAAAGAAAAAGAATTTTATAAAGAAGAAAATTTAGCAGCAGTTATCGTTTATGGAATGAATAGAGTAAAGAATTTACCACAGTTTCATAAAGATGAAATTCCAACCTTAGTACGTATTCTTCGTTTATGTCAAGAGATTGGTTGGTATGAAGAGGCAAATACTTTTATGGTAACACAAGGGCTAGCTGAATTTGTCCAAACTTCATTGGAATATGAAACATGGGATCTTTTGACACAAGCAGTTGCTTTAAACTATTTAGTT
This region includes:
- a CDS encoding CBS domain-containing protein — its product is MTQVRDFMSTHIVHCTPLDNVYEAAVKMKEESVGLIPVLENEQVVGLVTDRDLVVRGIAEKHPGSNKITNVMTTNIVSVSPDDSIEKATELMAQYQIRRLPVVEGGQLVGMLALGDLAIREAADDQAGFALSEISERTE